The window AATTTAAactgatttgtttgtttgtttttgtttgtttgtttttttgttttgtttgtttcagaACTGTAACACTAGGGCGTGTTTGATTTGCCAAGTCTGCGTGTAGCTGCACCTATATTGTCGTCTTTCAATgttcttgtaatttttattcTCGTTAAATAAAAGGATACTGGACTAAATTCCTTCCGTTGCCATTTTTTTAGAAAGAAGCCGAAAGACTTCGCACAGAGAGAGGTAAAAatcaagaagaaaaaattaaattatcacTTGTCGAGCAAGAGCTCTCCGAAGTTCGGTTAGCGTTAGCTAAAGCTGAGTTGGAGATGAATCATTGCCGGCTGCGCTCACCGAAAGCGTTACAGCAGTGGCTTCAAATGACATACAAGAAAGAAGCGGAACATTTTCAATACAAAAAGCGAATCGCGCTTACTCAAATGGAGGAGGCGAAAGAAGCGGTGAGTTTTTTTTTCTCGAATTTATCAGTGTTTCGAGTTTCGATAACTTTGCAGTTTTTagggttattttttatttgagtaAACATAGtgctttcattttattttttttaacgacATTTTCACACCTTACATGGTATTGTTTACATCTTATATGGTATCGTTCACACtttcattttgtgttttttcaaGTCCGCCtgtgttattttgttttctaaACAATTGCTTTTGTCTGGATTAGTGTGACAAAGTAAGCAAGACAAGACGCTCTGTTTTTGGTTCGTTACGTTTAGCGCATGGTCAAACTATCGATTCTGTGGATCAAAAGATACTTGACGCGCGGTAGGATATTGTTGTCTttctacttatttttattttagtaagTATGTATATCAAAGCGCTGTTTTTTCTAGGAGTGCTTTAGCAGAAGTAACGAACGACCTGCAAGAGCGTCAGGTCCGGTGGAGAAATATCGAAGAAATCTGTAACTTCAATATCGCTAATGATGGGTTGCTTGCTGCTAAAAAAATCTCTGAAAGGAAGAGTTCGATTGGCCAATATTTGGCAGACGTTGCATCTTTCGGTTTAAACTCTGTTCCATGTAAAGAATCTCCTCGGTCAATTCGTAGAAACAGTGGCCAAGAgaataatttaactgattccGAGGTTGAAAACCTCACTTCGAAACGCGCTAATGTAAAGGAGACAGAATACACGTCGAGTCCTGAAAGTGAAAAATCTAGTAAGAACAATATATCAGAAGGTCCACAACCTTCTGCGTCGTTGATCCAAGAAAGTAAAACATTCAAAATAGGTCGAGACTCGCCAGTACAGTTCATCGAGAGCGGGAAAGACGAGTCGAACCAAGGGAGAGATATGTTGCGATCTGCTTCGGATTATACACCACTTCATCGAAGCCCTGAGAGGGTGATAATGCGCGCGCAGACGGAACCGAATAACATGTCTCGGATGGCCTTTATGAATGGAAAATTTAGGCAAACATCCGAACAACGAAAAAACGAGAATAGAAAATCGCTTGATGCTGAAAAGGAGTACAGTGGTAGCAGAATTGCGGAATTTATAAGTTCGCAGGAACTTAATCGTAGTGCAAACAATTCTGATTGCGAAGACATTTCTTATTTATCGGATGACTCGATCTCGTCGAGTGCTTCAACGGTTCATTCGAAGAAGAAACGCGTGAAGGGATCATCAATCCGTAGATTGTTTAATCGCAAATCGAAGTCTGAGAAATTCGCTAGTTGATAGTTCATTCACTTCAGAGTTTACCGATATCAACATTTTGTTGAATCGAACAGTGAGAAATTTTACATCCGATATGTTTTTAATAGGTTTTGTTCTGaagtttaaagataaaaaactaGTAACTAAATTAGGACGAatacaaatttttcttttcgtttGTTTTAATAGTTTTAACTTTAGAATACAATTGTTAATCAAATCATTGAATTTAAAAACGAGACTATTAcaacatgtttttgtttatacacTTTTATAACATTTCTCAATCGTATATTTTTGGAATTAAATTATATACAATTTGATAGATCGTTTGTAGTCTGCAAGAATCTCTTCGTCAATTTCTGCTGATTGACTTGCCTCAAAACTTTACGAAGCATGGAACTTTTTCATTAAGCAAGGCAACGCCCAATATCTGTGAGAATAAATAAAATCGTAGCGTAATCTATTTGTCAGACCAGAATagctatcatttttttatttgcaggtATTTAATTTGGGAATATCGAGGAGGGcgctttttccatttttttatttgcaggtATTTAATTTTGGAATCTCAAGGAGGGCGCTTTTTCAAGTAGGGCGCTCTTTCAAGAAGGCTGCCTATTCAAGAAGGGCgcatatttaagaaaaaaattaattcagtGCGCGGGTTTGGTCAGTTTACTGTTTTGTTTTGCATTGACGAAACAATGTATTTAATACGGTAGTGCATGTTTGTTACCCTTCTCCAGTATTACTTGTTATTAACCAGTGGAAAATCCACAGAACTTCGCCGTCACCATTTTGGTTCGCAGATCAACAGGCGGACGGAAGTTCTGTGAGCATTGTAATATAAATTTTCTGTTATATTAGATAAAATGCGAGATTCGGTAATATCAAAAGAGGTTCGATTTAGCTTTACCGAGGCgttttttatcttctttatCACCTCTTCTATCTCTTATTTCTTTTATACGTTTGATCGTGTAGTCTAAAGATGTGCTTCGAAGTAATAAATTTTCTGTTTTGGTTGAGACATGAGGTAGAGAGAATTGCGAAgacattttttctttcaataattctctttcgcgttcttgtttttcttttgttagatTCACTTCTTTCTGGATTGACGTGATCAGTCTTTGTGTGGGAATGATTTGCGAGCGAACAAAATTATTCCATCTCGgccttttttctaaaatttgattACCCCTGAAATTATTTTCTGTATGTTCTCCAATCTTTTCGAATTTCTCTGTTTCTTCTGCAATGACGTCATCGTTACAAATCAAATCATTTTTGTTCAGCGCCATGATGACAGTTTTCATTTCAGTGGACATTTTCGGTAATGGTTCACTTCTTTTTCGAGCTACAGTTTTAACTTCCTCAAAAACTTCATCAAAAGCAGTTTTAACCTGCCCTTGTTGTTCTTCATTTTTTGCGCCTCTTTTCAAAGCTGTTTCTGCTGCCACGTATAAACCTAAGACTTTAAACGAGCGTATCTTATTGATATTTTCCTGTGCTGAACTAATTGCAGGACGTTTCTGAAGCAACTTTTTCCTCTTTCCCTCTTCAAGACCTTGTCTTTGAACAGCCATTTATGAACATGTGTTCTCTCTTCACGAGTTTTTGCTCGATTTTGTTTTCGTGCTCCTCAACATCAATAAAAgatgaagaaaaacaaaaacatggatTACTCTTAAAAACTTTATCTTCTTTACTCCACAACTTATCTTCTTACGAAGGCATTAGAAAGATCCATCATAGATACTTTAAATCATCGACAGCTTTTCAAAATATTGAGTAAAATGTAATCCCCAATGACACAAGCTtcgttatttttaaacttttttttccatCTCAATATCATGTATATTCGAtcgttatatattttttttcgcaGGTGATTTCGAAACTACGGAGAAGCAGATATTACATTCACATCTCGAAAACATTTTGTGCAGATTTTACATTACAATAATTACACTACAGTTTTACATCAGTAATATTCTTATAAATCTCTTTCTTCACAACATTAGCTGATTCGACAATTATAACTTTCAAAAGAGGATGTGTTATTAGACTTAGCGTGTGAAATTAAAATGGTTAGTATATTCATACACAGATCCGAAATAAGATCATTAATTTAATTACGTCATTCCTAGCTGCAATATGATAATCCGAAATTTTACAAGAGCTTTTTATGACGCTCGTCCGTTTTCGGAGAGGTGTACATGTTTTATGGGCAAACTACACTAAAATTTGCAAGATTGCTAAGCTACTTTCACATGTAATACTAGATGTAACAAATTATTTTCATGGAATAACAAACGTTAGGTTTTTAGCAAacaatacatggaatcacagtcccgatatttacttgcgcacgcatctaagtgattacgtaatgcccgatgcgcgcgcagaaatggaggtaaaaatgtaaacaaactaagcagaaaagttacctccatttctgcgcgcgcagGAAAAACACGCCACTACGATTGAGTGTATGGTggaatgaaaaaattaaatttttcgtttaccggctatTTAAAAATGGCGATTTTTAAGTGATACGAAGATATCCCATTTCCATGTAAGGTTTTTATCGGTTTATTGGTTTTTTCATCATCTGGAAGGGTCAAATAAAATTAGAACTGATTCGTAATGCTGGATTTGattcttgaagtttttaaacccCTCAACAACATCGCTTCGTACAATTTCGCGCCGGTTCAGCTACAATAAGATCTCGCCTGCTGTGATGTATTTATCTTGTGGATCTTCAGATCCAGAATATTTGCAGTTGGAGATTTTTGGATTCAAAGATAGGAGAATAAAACTGGCAAACATTTGTACATATCTTGATACTACTTGTGGCGAGTGTCAACGTCGCAAGGGTTTTATTGTTATGTTTGTTCTAACACGGTCACACAATGCTGAAACGCTTTTTTTGAGATAAAAAATGGCACTATACGACCAGACAAAACTGATTACAACCTCAAGGAAAATCATTTTCGTAAATTTCGcgagattttttgaaaaattcattCTAACTGTAACTCATTGTTTTCAAAATTCGCCCAACATCGAAGGAAATACAAGGAAAGTAATACCTGGAACGAAATTCATCCTTCGCTtgcaaaacctttttttaaccGGGAATTCGGGATGAAACGACTACGTCTTGTTTAAGCGGGTGATTATGTAATTAGCCGCTTTAACTTCAGCAGGCTTCCTACAGAAAAACCCTTAAAACACGGTATAAAATGAGAGAAAATTGTCATCAAATTCTAAAAATTCAGGAAATTTAATTCCCACAAAATATCAGGACTTGCTAACttggtgaaaattaaaaaaattaaatgcttgcaaaattattttttttgatttcaaaaACATTCCCGGCGAATGTTACTTAATTCCGTTGCATAAAAAACAACTGAAATCATAAAGCGATTCGTCGTGTATGAAAGCAAGATTTTCCTTTGAATCTTTTGAACTAACTCTATAGTCGACCAAGAGTCGACCAATCACAATTCGCAATTTTGTTCTTTCTGAGAAACAGCACTGGGACTACTGCCCAGTTTCATGATTCGTCCTCTCCCCTCTgtaatttttaaagttgttttacaatagacaTGAAAATAAGGACAAGTGTTGCTCAAGCCTTAACTAACAACTTGTAACAAAAACATctgatgtcagcattttttctaatgacgtcattaaatttACGGAAGTGGTTAAAAATTCGCCTAAATTTGAGATTTGTTTGTCACATTTTAagtgaaacaaaaattaatgtttCATTATATTATAGGAAGCACCCCTAAAGCTTATAAAAACATTCTAAAAAACATCTTAAAAAAGAATTTGCGGAAAATTAATGCTGATATCAACGTTAACTACATAAAAGGTTATGGAGGAAAAGTTAACAGGTAGCACGAATAGGCCGAAATACACGTCGTTTTAAatgatcatttaaaaatgattatTGTGCAAACgacataaaataaagaaaagtacCTTTCaccatttgaaaataaaactttgaacATGTTTGATATTGACGCGTGACAGGCAGGAAGAAGAGTTTTTATGAAATATTATGTCAAAAAATTATGAAAGCAGAAAAAAGGGAAAGCGGGAAAAAAAATTACGTAAATCTTCCGTTGCTGTTATACGGTAATGTTTAGAAaccgaaaaaaatatgctcaaatctCTAGCATAAACAATAGCTCATTAATCATCCTGTTAACTTCAATAGAAAACacttagcaaaagttgaacCATAGTTAATAGAAAACActattaaggtggcagtaacccttttttagctgtccaaatagttgaattatttactcagtgttttatttataccatttttttcctATTTCCTAGAAATatagcatgtctgaaaattttagagtaaaacgaaaatgctatcgaaaATTAAAGCTCGTGCAGCGTAGCATAACAaagatcgtcttaaatttctatgtaatgcgccatctttgttgttattaacgtttctctttaataattacgtcgtttctgtacaatttcgcaagcaCGACTTAAGCTATATTCgacagaactaattaattaattattcatgattttattttaaagagaaattgttgaagctgaatatttttggtgaaagataatagtattttagccataaaatcgcgacaagtgtgttataacagaaaaaatacggatatatagtctgaaaataacctttcgtaactaattaggtaa is drawn from Hydractinia symbiolongicarpus strain clone_291-10 chromosome 8, HSymV2.1, whole genome shotgun sequence and contains these coding sequences:
- the LOC130655489 gene encoding stromal interaction molecule 1-like, which translates into the protein MGYKKYILVFLLFSKRVLAVSDTSFDAIKDVHQHLDDDHDGNIDTKESANYVETESEAPVSSWQSSFHEDDSQVSVDDLWRKWTKSKVYKWSINDVIHWLRNTVKLPEYEKYFIQNKIDGTLIPRLATPKTNFVQKVLKVGNANHRKKIYLRATDLVLFGPPEDEKVESTKLEMDKNFLAIKAVHAHLDDDRDGNIDTDESVEYMRDELEETSTKRISIFHNNDNEISVDDLWKSWQKSEVYNWTTDQVIQWLKITVGLPQYEKNFREKNIDGKSIPRIATDTTHYLQKELGVSNPTHRRKIYLRSSDIILFGVPEVRQSYFNDTIVLIVVLLASLVCVYSFRERTRTRKLMEHMSKDMESLQQAESTLKNMQESLEDQRRQSGEDNSDRERELLEEIESAKKEAERLRTERGKNQEEKIKLSLVEQELSEVRLALAKAELEMNHCRLRSPKALQQWLQMTYKKEAEHFQYKKRIALTQMEEAKEACDKVSKTRRSVFGSLRLAHGQTIDSVDQKILDARSALAEVTNDLQERQVRWRNIEEICNFNIANDGLLAAKKISERKSSIGQYLADVASFGLNSVPCKESPRSIRRNSGQENNLTDSEVENLTSKRANVKETEYTSSPESEKSSKNNISEGPQPSASLIQESKTFKIGRDSPVQFIESGKDESNQGRDMLRSASDYTPLHRSPERVIMRAQTEPNNMSRMAFMNGKFRQTSEQRKNENRKSLDAEKEYSGSRIAEFISSQELNRSANNSDCEDISYLSDDSISSSASTVHSKKKRVKGSSIRRLFNRKSKSEKFAS